From Phycodurus eques isolate BA_2022a chromosome 1, UOR_Pequ_1.1, whole genome shotgun sequence, one genomic window encodes:
- the adora1b gene encoding adenosine receptor A1b, translating into MPGALLSSRSLYIGMEVAIAVASVVGNVMVVWAVRINKSLRDTTFCFIVSLALADIAVGALVIPLAITISIGLQTHFYSCLLVACTVLVLTQSSILALLAIAIDRYLRVKIPTRYKRVVTPRRAGVAVVVCWAVAFVVGLTPMLGWNNLGRLQQNGSVGSDLLVTCQFENVISMDYMVYFNFFGWVLPPLMLMLLIYAEIFYMIHKQLNSKKLTGSHSDPSKYYDKELNLAKSLALVLFLFAVSWLPLHIINCVTLFCPECQKPIALLYIAILLTHGNSAVNPIVYAFRIKKFRTAFRKIWQQYFCCKDTPALEMQPSDRKWQSVNPEQGRLSPPRPPEESSQMPAALQQNPRSEPLQRKEHPPLLELNAI; encoded by the exons ATGCCCGGAGCACTGCTCTCCTCCCGGTCCCTCTACATCGGCATGGAGGTGGCGATTGCCGTGGCATCTGTGGTGGGCAACGTGATGGTGGTGTGGGCGGTGAGGATCAACAAATCCCTGCGGGACACCACCTTTTGTTTCATCGTGTCGCTGGCGTTGGCCGATATCGCGGTGGGGGCGCTGGTCATCCCGCTGGCCATCACCATCAGCATCGGGCTGCAGACGCACTTCTACAGCTGCCTGCTGGTCGCCTGCACGGTTCTGGTACTCACGCAAAGTTCCATCCTGGCACTGCTCGCGATTGCCATCGACCGATACCTGAGAGTCAAGATCCCCACCAG GTACAAGCGGGTGGTGACGCCCCGGCGTGCGGGCGTTGCTGTTGTGGTGTGCTGGGCGGTGGCTTTCGTGGTGGGCCTCACGCCCATGTTGGGCTGGAACAACCTCGGGCGTCTCCAGCAGAACGGCTCCGTCGGCTCCGACCTGCTCGTCACCTGCCAGTTCGAGAACGTTATCAGCATGGACTACATGGTCTACTTCAACTTTTTCGGTTGGGTGCTGCCGCCCCTCATGCTCATGCTGCTCATCTACGCCGAGATCTTCTACATGATCCACAAGCAGCTCAACAGCAAAAAGTTGACCGGCAGCCACAGCGACCCCAGCAAATACTACGACAAGGAGCTCAATCTGGCCAAATCCTTGGCGCTGGTCCTTTTTCTCTTTGCCGTCAGCTGGCTTCCCCTACACATCATAAACTGCGTGACGCTCTTCTGCCCCGAGTGCCAGAAACCCATTGCTCTCCTCTACATCGCCATCCTGCTCACCCATGGCAACTCGGCCGTCAATCCCATCGTCTACGCCTTCCGCATCAAGAAGTTCCGCACGGCCTTCCGCAAGATCTGGCAGCAGTACTTTTGCTGCAAGGACACTCCGGCTCTAGAGATGCAGCCCAGTGACAGAAAGTGGCAAAGTGTCAATCCCGAGCAGGGGCGGTTGTCGCCGCCGAGACCCCCGGAGGAGAGCAGCCAGATGCCCGCCGCCCTGCAGCAGAACCCGAGGAGCGAACCCCTGCAGCGGAAAGAACACCCGCCCTTATTGGAGCTGAATGCCATTTAA